One segment of Mycobacterium spongiae DNA contains the following:
- a CDS encoding thiolase family protein, whose translation MREAVIVDAVRTPVGKRNGRLSEMHAADLSAVVLNELLDRCGISPEIIDDVIWGCVSQVGDQSSNIGRFAVLAAGWPERIPGTTVNRACGSSQQALDFAAHAVMSGQQDVVVAGGVEVMSRVPLGAARATGMPYGPKVLARYEDFSFNQGLSAEMIAAKWRLSRGRLDEYAALSHERAAAAQDGGAFADQIVPVFPDKGVDGEVVLADEGVRRETSVEKLAALKPAFTEGGVIHAGNSSQISDGAAALLVTTSEMAVELGLTPMVRYRAGAVTGADPVLMLTGPIPATEKVLGKAGVTLAEIGVFEVNEAFAPVPLAWLAETGAEAQRLNPLGGAIALGHPLGASGAVLLTRMVHHMRDNGIRYGLQTMCEGGGTANATVVELVN comes from the coding sequence ATGAGAGAAGCAGTGATTGTGGACGCCGTACGTACCCCGGTCGGCAAACGCAACGGCCGTTTGTCCGAAATGCACGCCGCCGACCTGTCCGCGGTCGTCCTCAATGAACTGTTGGACCGCTGCGGTATTAGCCCCGAGATCATCGACGACGTCATCTGGGGGTGCGTGTCCCAGGTCGGCGATCAGTCCAGCAACATCGGCCGCTTCGCGGTCCTGGCCGCAGGCTGGCCGGAGCGTATTCCAGGGACTACGGTCAACCGGGCTTGCGGATCCAGCCAGCAAGCCCTCGACTTCGCGGCCCACGCGGTGATGTCGGGCCAGCAGGACGTCGTGGTGGCCGGCGGCGTCGAGGTGATGAGTCGGGTACCGCTTGGCGCGGCCAGGGCTACCGGCATGCCGTACGGCCCGAAAGTCCTTGCCCGGTATGAAGATTTTTCCTTCAACCAGGGATTGTCGGCAGAGATGATCGCCGCGAAGTGGCGGTTGTCCCGCGGCCGGCTCGACGAATACGCGGCCTTGTCGCACGAGCGGGCGGCGGCTGCTCAGGATGGGGGAGCGTTTGCCGACCAGATCGTTCCGGTGTTTCCAGACAAGGGAGTCGATGGTGAGGTCGTGCTCGCGGATGAGGGGGTGCGGCGGGAAACCAGTGTCGAGAAGCTGGCCGCGCTCAAGCCCGCGTTCACCGAAGGCGGTGTCATCCACGCAGGCAACTCCTCGCAGATCTCCGACGGAGCCGCCGCGCTGTTGGTGACCACCTCGGAGATGGCTGTGGAGTTGGGGCTCACGCCCATGGTGCGCTACCGCGCGGGCGCGGTCACCGGCGCGGATCCCGTTCTCATGCTGACCGGGCCGATCCCGGCGACCGAGAAAGTACTGGGCAAGGCCGGGGTTACCCTCGCGGAGATCGGCGTCTTCGAGGTAAACGAAGCCTTCGCGCCGGTTCCGCTGGCGTGGTTGGCAGAAACTGGAGCCGAGGCGCAGCGCCTGAACCCGTTGGGCGGAGCCATAGCGCTCGGCCATCCGTTGGGGGCCTCCGGGGCCGTGCTGCTAACTCGGATGGTACATCATATGCGCGACAACGGGATTCGCTATGGGTTGCAGACTATGTGCGAAGGCGGCGGAACCGCGAACGCCACCGTGGTGGAGCTGGTGAACTAG
- a CDS encoding ferredoxin, whose protein sequence is MRVHVDFGLCESNGVCMGIIGEVFHLDDDDMLTVLQPDVTPENESRVQEAVRQCPRQAISIRE, encoded by the coding sequence ATGAGAGTCCACGTCGATTTCGGCCTTTGCGAGAGCAACGGAGTGTGCATGGGCATCATCGGAGAGGTATTCCACCTGGACGACGACGACATGTTGACGGTGCTGCAGCCGGATGTCACGCCGGAAAACGAGTCACGCGTGCAAGAGGCGGTGCGGCAATGCCCGCGACAGGCGATCTCGATCCGCGAGTAG
- a CDS encoding PPE family protein has product MFSGAGSEPMFSASAAWDGLAAELGSAAESFGSVTSGLANQAWQGPAAAAMAAAAAPYAGWLAAAATRAAGASAQAKAVAGVFEAARAATIHPLLVSANRNAFVQLVMSNVLGQNAPAIAATEAAYEEMWAQDVAAMAGYHGGVSEAAAQLSPWQQTVHELPGLPGAPTATAAEATTGAPAAATSPAAAPAAAIGNIGNFQLGGGNIGDSNLGSGNQGNTNLGSGNQGNTNLGSGNIGNTNVGNGNTGNTNFGSGNTGTTNTGFGNIGDGNVGSGNIGSGNLGNGNSGSSNFGSGNTNNLNIGFGNNGLSNFGLGNLGDNNIGFGNLGNNNIGIGLVGDNQVGINFSALNSGIGNFGFGNSGNNNIGFFNSGDNNVGFFNSGDGNFGISNSGAINTGFGNAGMTNTGFINGGDQNYGFGNSGLRDVGGGNSGTGNVGFGNAGDANTGHWNSGSYNTGFKNAGDTNTGWANSGNTNTGFLNSIDLSTGAGNLGPVGPNSGFGNIGTGNSGFFNTSSGTGFNSGLANTSSVLGSSGIDNAGAGFQAGIGNTGSGNAGYLNTGMFNAGISNANTLNSGIGQTGSMNSGAYNRGTDQSGFFRP; this is encoded by the coding sequence ATGTTCTCTGGCGCCGGTTCGGAGCCGATGTTTAGCGCGTCGGCGGCCTGGGATGGGTTGGCCGCCGAGCTGGGGTCGGCCGCAGAGTCGTTTGGTTCGGTGACCTCGGGGTTGGCCAATCAGGCGTGGCAGGGCCCAGCGGCCGCGGCGATGGCGGCGGCAGCAGCTCCGTACGCGGGGTGGTTGGCCGCCGCCGCGACCCGGGCTGCGGGCGCGTCCGCGCAGGCCAAGGCCGTTGCGGGAGTCTTCGAGGCCGCACGTGCCGCGACCATCCATCCGTTGCTGGTGTCGGCCAACCGGAACGCGTTTGTGCAGCTGGTGATGTCGAATGTGCTTGGTCAGAACGCGCCGGCGATTGCGGCTACCGAGGCCGCCTACGAGGAGATGTGGGCTCAGGATGTGGCGGCCATGGCGGGCTACCACGGCGGGGTGTCCGAGGCGGCCGCACAGTTGTCACCATGGCAGCAGACAGTGCACGAACTGCCCGGCCTGCCCGGCGCGCCAACAGCGACCGCCGCGGAGGCAACTACCGGCGCTCCGGCCGCGGCCACATCTCCGGCTGCCGCGCCGGCAGCGGCCATCGGCAACATCGGAAACTTCCAGCTGGGCGGCGGAAACATCGGTGATTCGAATCTGGGCAGCGGAAACCAAGGCAACACCAACTTGGGCAGCGGGAATCAAGGCAACACCAACCTCGGCAGCGGAAATATCGGCAACACCAACGTCGGCAACGGAAACACCGGCAACACCAACTTTGGCAGCGGCAATACCGGCACCACCAACACGGGCTTCGGGAACATCGGCGATGGGAACGTCGGAAGCGGAAACATCGGCAGCGGCAACCTCGGCAACGGAAACAGCGGCAGCTCCAACTTCGGCAGCGGAAACACCAACAACCTGAATATCGGTTTTGGGAACAATGGCTTGAGCAACTTCGGGCTGGGCAACCTGGGCGACAACAACATCGGTTTTGGAAATCTCGGCAACAACAACATCGGGATCGGGCTCGTCGGCGACAACCAGGTAGGCATCAACTTCAGCGCGCTCAACTCGGGCATCGGGAACTTCGGATTCGGCAACTCCGGCAACAACAACATCGGCTTCTTCAACTCCGGTGACAACAACGTCGGATTCTTCAACTCGGGTGACGGCAACTTCGGCATATCGAACTCGGGGGCCATCAACACCGGCTTCGGGAACGCCGGAATGACGAACACGGGCTTCATCAACGGCGGCGACCAGAACTACGGTTTCGGGAACTCCGGGCTCCGCGACGTCGGCGGCGGCAACTCCGGTACCGGCAACGTGGGCTTCGGCAACGCCGGCGATGCCAACACGGGCCACTGGAACTCGGGCAGCTACAACACCGGATTCAAGAACGCTGGCGACACCAACACGGGATGGGCAAACTCCGGCAACACAAACACGGGGTTCCTCAACTCGATCGACTTGAGCACCGGCGCGGGCAATCTCGGTCCAGTGGGTCCGAACTCGGGCTTCGGGAACATCGGCACCGGCAACTCAGGCTTCTTCAACACGAGCTCGGGTACGGGATTCAACTCCGGCTTGGCCAACACGAGCAGCGTTTTGGGCAGCTCCGGCATCGACAATGCGGGGGCGGGCTTCCAGGCGGGTATCGGCAACACGGGCTCCGGCAACGCCGGCTATCTCAACACCGGCATGTTCAATGCGGGGATCTCGAACGCAAACACCCTCAACTCCGGCATTGGCCAGACGGGCAGCATGAATTCGGGCGCGTACAACAGAGGAACTGATCAGTCGGGCTTCTTTCGGCCGTAA